Proteins encoded by one window of Carassius auratus strain Wakin chromosome 24, ASM336829v1, whole genome shotgun sequence:
- the LOC113042531 gene encoding uncharacterized protein C8orf59 homolog, whose product MAKNKQKGKKQQNVFQVANKQSKPKTKAKPVKTSLKHINTLRNEKVESLNQMFTEVQQDVRSISKSTSSEPQKAQKVIREAPREAVNVDNAAQLFSQL is encoded by the exons atggcaaaaaataaacagaaaggcAAAAAGCAACAGAATGTATTTCAGGTTGCGAACAAACAGTCAAAACCCAAGACCAAAGCGAAACCCGTCAAGACCTCTTTGAAACAT ATAAACACTTTGAGAAATGAAAAAGTGGAGAGCTTAAATCAGATGTTCACAGAAGTACAGCAAGATGTCAGAAGTATATCAAAATCAACATCCAGTGAACCCCAAAAAGCACAGAAG GTGATCAGAGAAGCTCCACGAGAAGCTGTCAATGTGGATAATGCTGCCCAGCTTTTCTCTCAACTGTAG
- the LOC113042532 gene encoding carbonic anhydrase 2 produces MSNEWGYADHNGPEKWCENYPIANGPRQSPIDIQHSGASYDESLKPLHLQYDPSTSLDILNNGHSFQVTFADDDDSSTLTEGPISGKYRLKQFHFHWGASDDKGSEHTVDGKCYPAELHLVHWNTEYPSFGEAASKPDGLAVVGVFLEIGAENPNLQKLLDAMDAIKCKGTQTSFTNFDPTVLLPESLDYWTYLGSLTTPPLLESVTWIVCKQSISVSSEQMKKFRSLLFTADNEEACCMVNNYRPPQPLKDREVRASFK; encoded by the exons ATGTCCAACGAATGGGGATACGCAGACCATAACG GACCTGAGAAATGGTGTGAAAACTACCCCATTGCTAATGGACCTCGCCAGTCTCCAATAGACATTCAACACAGTGGAGCATCTTATGATGAATCGCTGAAACCGCTTCATCTGCAGTACGACCCCTCCACTTCACTGGACATCCTGAATAATGGACACTCCTTCCAAGTCACCTTCGCCGATGATGACGACAGCTCAA CTCTGACGGAAGGCCCGATCTCAGGCAAATACAGACTCAAGCAGTTCCACTTCCACTGGGGTGCCAGCGACGACAAGGGCTCCGAGCACACAGTCGATGGGAAATGCTACCCAGCTGAG CTCCATCTGGTCCACTGGAACACAGAATATCCCAGTTTTGGGGAAGCAGCCAGTAAGCCTGATGGTCTTGCCGTGGTTGGAGTTTTTCTAGAG ATTGGTGCAGAAAATCCTAATCTTCAGAAGCTTCTGGATGCTATGGATGCAATCAAGTGCAAG GGAACGCAGACCTCATTCACAAACTTTGACCCAACCGTCCTGCTCCCAGAGTCTCTGGATTACTGGACGTACCTGGGGTCTCTGACCACCCCTCCTCTGCTCGAGAGCGTCACATGGATCGTCTGCAAGCAGTCAATCAGCGTCAGCTCGGAGCAG ATGAAGAAATTCCGATCTCTGCTTTTTACAGCAGACAATGAGGAGGCTTGCTGCATGGTGAACAACTATCGCCCCCCTCAGCCTCTGAAAGATCGTGAGGTCCGTGCATCTTTCAAATGA
- the LOC113042533 gene encoding retinol dehydrogenase 12 isoform X2, with translation MQALRNMFRPWSSDARLDGKTVIITGANTGIGKETAIDLAKRGARIIMACRDTEKADAALKEVKDASGNQDVVTSRLDLADSKSIREFAENINKEEKQVNILINNAGVMVCPYGKTADGFEMQLGVNHMGHFLLTYLLLDLIKRSTPARIINVSSMAHQWGTINLEDINSEKNYDKQKAYSQSKLANILFTRSLAKKLEGSGVTAYALHPGVVQTELWRHLNKFQQAAMWVAKPFTKTSVQGAQTSIYCAVAPELETESGKYYSDCTPAKCSQAAMDDEVAQRLWELSCKMLSITWE, from the exons ATGCAAGCTCTAAG AAATATGTTTCGCCCGTGGTCGTCTGATGCCAGACTTGACGGTAAAACCGTTATAATTACTGGAGCCAATACTGGAATTGGTAAAGAGACAGCCATAGACCTGGCAAAGAGAG GAGCACGTATTATTATGGCATGCAGAGATACTGAGAAAGCTGATGCAGCCCTGAAGGAAGTCAAGGATGCTTCAGGTAACCAGGATGTTGTTACCAGCAGGCTTGACCTGGCAGATTCCAAATCGATCAGAGAATTTGCAGAGAACATCAATAAAG AGGAAAAACAAGTCAACATCTTAATCAATAACGCTGGTGTGATGGTTTGTCCTTATGGAAAGACGGCAGATGGTTTTGAAATGCAACTAGGAGTGAACCACATGG GTCACTTCCTGTTGACATATCTGTTATTGGATCTGATTAAAAGATCAACACCTGCGAGGATCATTAATGTCTCGTCCATGGCACACCAATGGGGGACCATCAACCTAGAGGACATCAACAGTGAGAAGAACTATGATAAACAGAAAGCCTACAGTCAGAGCAAGCTGGCGAATATTCTGTTCACTCGCTCGCTGGCCAAAAAACTAGAAG GTTCTGGAGTCACAGCGTATGCTCTTCATCCTGGAGTGGTTCAGACAGAACTGTGGAGGCACTTGAATAAATTTCAACAAGCTGCCATGTGGGTAGCAAAGCCCTTCACTAAAACATCCGTGCAGGGAGCTCAGACCAGCATCTACTGTGCCGTGGCCCCTGAACTGGAGACAGAGAGCGGAAAATATTACAG TGACTGCACACCTGCAAAATGCTCGCAGGCTGCCATGGATGATGAGGTGGCCCAGCGCCTCTGGGAACTCAGCTGTAAGATGCTCAGCATCACATGGGAGTGA
- the LOC113042533 gene encoding retinol dehydrogenase 12 isoform X1: protein MHFLLRNMFRPWSSDARLDGKTVIITGANTGIGKETAIDLAKRGARIIMACRDTEKADAALKEVKDASGNQDVVTSRLDLADSKSIREFAENINKEEKQVNILINNAGVMVCPYGKTADGFEMQLGVNHMGHFLLTYLLLDLIKRSTPARIINVSSMAHQWGTINLEDINSEKNYDKQKAYSQSKLANILFTRSLAKKLEGSGVTAYALHPGVVQTELWRHLNKFQQAAMWVAKPFTKTSVQGAQTSIYCAVAPELETESGKYYSDCTPAKCSQAAMDDEVAQRLWELSCKMLSITWE, encoded by the exons ATGCATTTCCTCCTCAGAAATATGTTTCGCCCGTGGTCGTCTGATGCCAGACTTGACGGTAAAACCGTTATAATTACTGGAGCCAATACTGGAATTGGTAAAGAGACAGCCATAGACCTGGCAAAGAGAG GAGCACGTATTATTATGGCATGCAGAGATACTGAGAAAGCTGATGCAGCCCTGAAGGAAGTCAAGGATGCTTCAGGTAACCAGGATGTTGTTACCAGCAGGCTTGACCTGGCAGATTCCAAATCGATCAGAGAATTTGCAGAGAACATCAATAAAG AGGAAAAACAAGTCAACATCTTAATCAATAACGCTGGTGTGATGGTTTGTCCTTATGGAAAGACGGCAGATGGTTTTGAAATGCAACTAGGAGTGAACCACATGG GTCACTTCCTGTTGACATATCTGTTATTGGATCTGATTAAAAGATCAACACCTGCGAGGATCATTAATGTCTCGTCCATGGCACACCAATGGGGGACCATCAACCTAGAGGACATCAACAGTGAGAAGAACTATGATAAACAGAAAGCCTACAGTCAGAGCAAGCTGGCGAATATTCTGTTCACTCGCTCGCTGGCCAAAAAACTAGAAG GTTCTGGAGTCACAGCGTATGCTCTTCATCCTGGAGTGGTTCAGACAGAACTGTGGAGGCACTTGAATAAATTTCAACAAGCTGCCATGTGGGTAGCAAAGCCCTTCACTAAAACATCCGTGCAGGGAGCTCAGACCAGCATCTACTGTGCCGTGGCCCCTGAACTGGAGACAGAGAGCGGAAAATATTACAG TGACTGCACACCTGCAAAATGCTCGCAGGCTGCCATGGATGATGAGGTGGCCCAGCGCCTCTGGGAACTCAGCTGTAAGATGCTCAGCATCACATGGGAGTGA